Proteins encoded by one window of Simiduia curdlanivorans:
- the mgtE gene encoding magnesium transporter, translating into MDQADIRAQLTALIQQPDKQQLRGLLDHCHIADLADALEPFSPAQAANLLALLSLHHHAEAFSFMPEERQAAIAAVMARNDLAALFSEMESDERADLYNRLSEEQRHAVLPGLAQAEREDVRRLASYPEKTAGALMTSDYATLRGHWTVHKALLRIRLEAPDKETIYQVYVVDKNRILQGTLSLKQLILAKPDAIISELMHTDVVSVAVDEDQEKVAEIVRHYDLLAVPVLDEERQLVGIITYDDAMDAFVEEATEDAQKSASVATLGSSFKDISLARLFTKRIGWLLLLVFGSLFSGAGIAFFEALIAQHVALVFFLPLLVGSGGNAGSQAAALMVRALATGEVQMKDWLHLFGREILVAGALGFTLAIAVAGLGWLRGGVEVAIVVAAAMVCVVMSGSLIGLCLPFILSKINMDPATASGPLVTTIVDATGVIIYLGFASYLLS; encoded by the coding sequence ATGGATCAGGCAGACATTCGCGCACAACTCACAGCCCTCATCCAGCAGCCCGACAAACAACAACTTCGAGGCCTGTTAGATCATTGTCATATCGCCGATTTAGCCGATGCCTTGGAGCCATTCAGTCCTGCACAAGCGGCAAATTTGTTAGCCCTGCTCAGCCTGCACCATCACGCCGAAGCCTTCTCCTTCATGCCAGAGGAGCGCCAGGCGGCTATTGCCGCGGTAATGGCACGCAACGATCTCGCCGCGCTGTTTTCGGAGATGGAGTCGGACGAGCGAGCGGATTTATACAACCGTTTGAGTGAAGAGCAGCGCCACGCCGTATTGCCCGGGTTAGCCCAGGCTGAACGCGAAGATGTACGTCGGCTGGCAAGCTACCCAGAGAAGACCGCCGGCGCCTTGATGACCTCGGACTACGCCACCTTGCGCGGCCATTGGACGGTGCATAAGGCATTACTGCGCATTCGCCTCGAAGCGCCGGATAAAGAAACCATTTACCAAGTCTATGTGGTGGATAAGAACCGCATCTTGCAGGGCACCCTGTCGCTCAAACAGCTGATATTAGCCAAGCCAGACGCCATTATTTCGGAGCTTATGCACACCGATGTGGTGAGCGTGGCGGTAGACGAAGATCAGGAGAAGGTCGCTGAGATAGTGCGCCACTACGATCTACTCGCGGTGCCGGTACTGGATGAAGAGCGACAGCTGGTGGGCATCATCACCTACGATGACGCCATGGATGCCTTCGTCGAAGAGGCCACTGAAGATGCACAAAAAAGCGCCTCGGTAGCCACACTCGGCTCGTCTTTCAAAGACATTTCATTAGCGCGACTTTTTACCAAGCGCATTGGCTGGCTGTTACTGCTGGTGTTCGGCTCACTGTTCTCGGGCGCTGGTATCGCCTTCTTTGAAGCCCTGATTGCGCAACATGTGGCTCTGGTTTTCTTTCTGCCCTTATTGGTTGGCAGCGGCGGTAATGCCGGCTCACAGGCAGCGGCCTTGATGGTGCGCGCACTGGCCACCGGCGAGGTTCAAATGAAGGATTGGCTACACTTATTCGGTCGCGAAATACTAGTCGCCGGCGCTCTCGGCTTCACCCTAGCCATTGCCGTTGCCGGTTTGGGTTGGTTGCGCGGCGGCGTAGAGGTAGCAATAGTTGTTGCTGCTGCCATGGTCTGCGTGGTCATGTCCGGCTCGCTGATTGGCCTCTGCCTACCCTTCATTCTGTCGAAAATTAACATGGACCCAGCCACCGCCTCCGGGCCTTTGGTTACCACTATTGTCGATGCCACGGGGGTAATTATTTACCTTGGCTTTGCCAGCTATCTTTTGAGTTAA
- a CDS encoding spinster family MFS transporter: MNIPLSGENPSLSVINPYDTPRYRSYVLAMLTLTYVFNFVDRQIIAILQDPIKLEFGLSDTQLGLLNGLAFAAFYVGFGLPIARWADAGVRRNIVALALAVWSLMTVFCGMAQNYTQLLLARIGVGVGEAGCSPPAHSMISDIFPPAQRATAMGTYSLGVNFGILIGFIAGGWLNEVYGWRVALMAVGAPGIILAVWLRLTVREPLRGFSDTGSQKAIIASGEKLVPLAQVFEYLWSFKSARWLVFACALTSVGGYGLANWMPSFLIRSHGMGTAELGVWLALIAGVGGGLGTFFGGYLADVLSKRDGRWVLWLPALSLALALPFLFLTFVLSEKLSTLLIYIFPASVISIYLGPSLATIHRLAPNRMRAMASALLFLVINIIGLGVGPVAIGILSDILQPTLQEQALRTALLVMVCGGVLAGALCFFFGAKHLISDQIRASQYNLGE, encoded by the coding sequence ATGAACATCCCGCTATCAGGCGAGAATCCGTCATTAAGTGTAATTAACCCCTATGACACCCCTCGTTATCGCAGTTATGTGTTGGCGATGTTGACCTTGACCTATGTATTTAACTTTGTCGACCGGCAAATTATCGCCATATTGCAAGACCCAATTAAACTGGAATTTGGTTTATCGGATACTCAGTTAGGTCTCTTGAATGGACTTGCTTTTGCCGCTTTTTATGTCGGCTTTGGCTTGCCCATTGCGCGTTGGGCCGACGCGGGTGTACGCCGTAACATCGTGGCTTTAGCGCTCGCCGTATGGAGCCTCATGACTGTATTTTGTGGCATGGCTCAAAATTATACGCAGTTGTTGCTCGCTCGCATTGGCGTGGGTGTTGGCGAGGCTGGTTGTAGCCCTCCAGCCCACTCCATGATCTCGGATATTTTTCCGCCTGCGCAACGAGCCACTGCCATGGGAACTTATTCACTGGGTGTGAATTTTGGCATTTTAATTGGATTTATAGCGGGCGGCTGGCTTAACGAAGTCTATGGCTGGCGCGTTGCGCTGATGGCGGTTGGTGCTCCGGGGATAATTTTAGCTGTCTGGCTTCGTCTAACTGTGCGTGAGCCCCTGCGTGGATTTTCAGATACAGGAAGCCAGAAAGCGATAATTGCATCGGGTGAAAAATTAGTTCCTCTGGCTCAGGTGTTTGAGTATCTGTGGTCTTTCAAAAGTGCGCGTTGGTTGGTTTTTGCCTGCGCTTTAACCAGTGTGGGTGGCTATGGTTTGGCGAACTGGATGCCATCTTTTTTAATTCGAAGTCACGGCATGGGCACGGCAGAACTGGGCGTTTGGCTGGCGCTTATAGCCGGTGTTGGCGGTGGGTTAGGCACGTTCTTTGGCGGCTACTTAGCGGATGTATTAAGTAAGCGCGATGGGCGTTGGGTGCTTTGGTTGCCAGCTTTATCCCTAGCCTTAGCGCTGCCATTTTTATTTTTAACATTCGTACTGTCGGAAAAGCTATCCACGCTGCTGATTTACATATTTCCCGCCAGTGTTATTTCCATATATTTAGGGCCGTCCTTGGCAACGATTCATCGGCTGGCACCGAATCGAATGCGGGCTATGGCATCGGCTCTGCTATTTCTGGTTATTAATATCATTGGCTTAGGTGTCGGCCCTGTTGCTATCGGCATCTTGAGCGATATTTTGCAGCCCACATTACAAGAGCAAGCGTTGCGAACCGCACTGTTAGTGATGGTGTGTGGCGGTGTATTAGCGGGTGCTTTGTGTTTCTTCTTTGGCGCTAAACATCTTATCAGCGATCAAATTCGTGCAAGTCAGTACAACCTAGGTGAATAA
- a CDS encoding acyl-CoA thioesterase → MSKPNNHKPDAKPSRASFQRFQPIDTRWADNDIYGHVNNVTYYAYFDTAVNQFLISDGGLDIHQGECIAFVVDSQCSYLQPLSFPEKIEVGLAVAKLGTSSITYQLGIFKEGKDTLCAYGHFVHVFVARDNQRPCPIPDSIRRAVTPLLER, encoded by the coding sequence ATGAGTAAGCCAAACAACCACAAGCCCGACGCCAAGCCTAGCCGCGCGAGCTTTCAACGCTTTCAACCTATCGATACGCGCTGGGCCGATAACGATATTTATGGCCATGTGAATAACGTGACCTACTACGCCTACTTCGACACAGCAGTAAACCAATTTTTAATCAGCGATGGCGGATTAGATATTCACCAAGGCGAATGCATTGCTTTCGTGGTCGACTCACAATGCAGTTACCTACAGCCGCTAAGCTTCCCCGAGAAAATCGAGGTTGGGCTAGCCGTAGCAAAATTGGGGACTAGCTCCATCACCTATCAGCTGGGCATTTTTAAAGAGGGAAAAGATACTTTATGCGCTTACGGTCATTTTGTTCATGTATTCGTCGCCCGGGATAATCAGCGCCCCTGCCCCATACCTGACAGTATTAGGCGCGCGGTTACGCCACTGCTGGAAAGATAA
- a CDS encoding acyl-CoA dehydrogenase C-terminal domain-containing protein — MEYQAPLKDFQFLLHSLLNFEQHCASLGLTEINRALADAILEEGARYASNVVAPLNSVGDEEEATFSGGKVSTPRGFAAAYKAYCDAGWAAMTGPEAFDGQGLPALLATPFHEMLMSANLAFRIYSGLTEGVVLALNAHGSESLKQTYLAKLVSGQWAGTMCLTEPHAGTDLALLRTSAKRGEDGSYSISGTKIFISGGEQDLSENIIHLVLARLTDAPAGVKGISLFLVPKILPTRNEENTVSCGAIEHKMGIKGAATCVMNFDAAEGYLVGQENQGLACMFTMMNDARFQVGLQGLGIAAQSYQGALRYARDRLQCRALSGTKHPELAADPIIMHGDVRRMLLTQKALVEGSRLLGLKTAMALDLEHRGASQAIRQQAGARVALLIPIVKAFFTDMSMEVSNLGVQIYGGHGYIREWGMEQLVRDGRITQLYEGTNGIQAQDLVKRKILADEGAALSELIQEISRDCVQYQANIELAPLAKSLHHWLDHWQKMASLMHTNSLENPDSLSLNACDFLHFSSYILLAWCWLQQAQTAHEDLASSDVDQDFLQGKIQCAHFYFERILPRCISLMQILLSNTRTTLTFQTSHF; from the coding sequence ATGGAATACCAAGCACCGTTAAAAGATTTTCAGTTCCTGCTCCACAGCCTACTCAATTTCGAACAACATTGCGCGTCACTCGGACTAACGGAGATCAATCGAGCATTAGCCGACGCGATTCTAGAGGAAGGAGCCCGCTACGCCAGCAATGTTGTAGCACCACTTAACAGTGTAGGCGATGAAGAAGAGGCGACGTTCAGTGGCGGTAAAGTCAGTACACCCAGGGGCTTTGCGGCAGCCTATAAAGCCTATTGCGATGCTGGCTGGGCGGCCATGACGGGGCCCGAGGCCTTTGATGGCCAAGGCTTGCCCGCGCTGCTAGCTACGCCCTTTCACGAAATGCTTATGAGTGCCAACCTTGCCTTCCGTATTTATTCGGGCTTAACCGAGGGCGTGGTGTTGGCACTCAATGCCCATGGCAGCGAGTCGCTCAAACAAACCTACTTAGCCAAACTCGTGAGTGGCCAATGGGCCGGCACTATGTGCCTGACCGAACCGCACGCCGGCACCGATCTCGCGCTGCTGCGCACCAGCGCTAAGCGAGGCGAAGATGGCAGCTATAGCATCAGCGGCACAAAAATTTTTATTAGCGGCGGCGAACAAGATTTAAGTGAAAATATTATTCACTTGGTGCTCGCCCGCCTGACGGATGCACCGGCCGGTGTGAAAGGAATCAGCCTATTTTTAGTGCCCAAAATATTACCTACGCGCAATGAGGAAAACACCGTCAGCTGTGGCGCGATAGAGCACAAAATGGGCATCAAAGGCGCCGCAACTTGCGTGATGAATTTCGACGCCGCAGAGGGCTATTTAGTTGGACAAGAAAATCAGGGCTTAGCCTGCATGTTTACCATGATGAACGACGCCCGCTTTCAAGTTGGCCTGCAAGGTTTGGGCATAGCCGCTCAGTCCTACCAGGGTGCGCTGCGTTACGCCCGCGATAGATTGCAATGCCGAGCCCTGTCTGGAACCAAACATCCTGAGCTTGCTGCCGACCCCATTATTATGCACGGCGATGTGCGGCGCATGCTACTCACGCAAAAAGCCTTAGTAGAAGGTAGCAGACTTTTAGGGTTGAAAACCGCCATGGCGCTCGATCTTGAACACAGAGGTGCCAGCCAAGCGATACGCCAACAAGCGGGCGCGCGCGTTGCACTGCTGATTCCCATAGTGAAGGCCTTTTTTACCGATATGAGCATGGAGGTAAGCAATCTAGGCGTGCAAATCTATGGTGGGCATGGCTATATTCGAGAGTGGGGCATGGAGCAACTAGTGCGCGATGGCCGTATCACCCAGCTCTATGAAGGCACCAACGGCATTCAGGCACAGGACCTCGTCAAACGAAAAATCTTAGCGGATGAGGGCGCAGCACTCAGCGAGTTAATACAAGAAATAAGCCGAGATTGCGTTCAATATCAAGCTAACATCGAACTCGCACCACTAGCGAAATCTCTGCACCACTGGCTCGACCACTGGCAGAAAATGGCAAGTTTAATGCACACCAACAGTCTCGAAAATCCAGATTCACTCAGCCTTAACGCTTGTGACTTCCTACACTTTTCAAGCTATATTCTATTGGCGTGGTGCTGGCTGCAACAAGCGCAAACGGCGCACGAAGATTTGGCCAGCTCAGATGTCGACCAAGATTTTCTACAAGGAAAAATTCAATGTGCGCATTTCTATTTTGAACGCATACTGCCTCGCTGCATCAGTTTAATGCAAATTTTATTGAGCAACACGCGCACAACATTGACATTTCAAACCAGCCATTTTTAG
- a CDS encoding iron-containing alcohol dehydrogenase: protein MQSISFYTSPGIEMKPGLIADLGQFTQRLNAQSVLIISDASLVKLGLVNKAEAALQKTGTSYACFSDVQADPAEATVLAAVAKAKALNADVIIGLGGGSSMDVAKIVALLAHPQCQQTLADIYGVDKVTGLRLPLIQIPTTAGTGSEVTPIAIITTGSTTKAGIVSKKLLPDIALLDPELTLGLPPAITAATGIDAMVHAIEAFTSAHRKNPLSDILARQALALLSTHLLTAVNNGTNLEARAAMLLGACLAGQAFANAPVAAVHALAYPLGGHYHIPHGLSNALVLTAVLRFNASHAHLLYAQLADIFVANPAPDTEQACEQFINALDDLIQNTQLATRLRDLHISLDSLPLLAADAMLQQRLLVNNPKPMSEADALKIYQSIY, encoded by the coding sequence ATGCAATCCATTAGCTTTTACACCAGCCCAGGCATAGAGATGAAGCCAGGTTTAATTGCCGATTTAGGTCAATTCACGCAACGGCTGAACGCCCAATCCGTGCTAATTATCAGCGATGCAAGTCTGGTCAAATTAGGCTTGGTTAATAAAGCGGAGGCGGCCTTACAGAAAACAGGAACTAGCTACGCATGCTTTAGCGATGTGCAAGCAGATCCAGCGGAAGCAACAGTACTCGCAGCGGTAGCCAAGGCGAAAGCCCTAAACGCGGATGTCATTATCGGGCTAGGCGGTGGCAGCTCAATGGATGTAGCAAAAATTGTGGCCCTGCTCGCCCACCCACAATGCCAGCAAACACTCGCCGACATTTATGGCGTGGACAAAGTGACGGGCCTGCGTTTGCCACTCATTCAAATTCCCACCACCGCGGGCACTGGCTCGGAAGTTACGCCCATTGCCATTATTACCACCGGCAGCACCACCAAGGCTGGTATAGTTTCGAAAAAATTACTGCCTGATATAGCCTTGCTCGATCCAGAATTGACCTTAGGCCTGCCACCTGCCATTACCGCGGCCACAGGTATTGACGCTATGGTGCATGCAATTGAAGCCTTCACCAGCGCGCATAGGAAAAATCCTCTATCCGACATTCTTGCACGCCAGGCACTCGCATTGTTATCAACCCATTTGTTAACCGCGGTAAACAACGGAACCAATTTGGAGGCGCGCGCCGCTATGCTGCTTGGCGCCTGTCTTGCCGGCCAAGCCTTCGCCAATGCACCGGTCGCCGCTGTACATGCACTCGCCTATCCATTGGGTGGGCATTATCATATTCCGCACGGCCTCAGCAATGCGCTAGTGTTGACAGCCGTATTGCGTTTCAACGCCAGCCACGCGCACTTACTCTACGCCCAGCTGGCCGATATTTTTGTCGCTAACCCTGCGCCAGATACTGAGCAGGCGTGTGAGCAATTTATCAACGCGCTAGATGACCTTATTCAAAACACCCAATTAGCCACCCGCCTGCGCGATCTTCACATTAGCCTAGACAGCTTACCCCTATTGGCAGCCGATGCGATGTTGCAACAGCGGTTATTGGTCAACAACCCTAAGCCCATGAGCGAAGCCGACGCGCTAAAAATTTACCAATCGATTTATTGA
- a CDS encoding LysR family transcriptional regulator — MNIRNFDLNLLVVLDALLRERNVSKAADKLSLTQPAISNALNRLRAQLDDEVMIRTAGGMKPTALALSLEEPVRRALRQIESSLNSNLAFEPSQSSDIFTLALTDFVEHMLMPSLSALLAQVAPGLKLRVVDLGRDFPLQALESGQVDLAIGRFLNLPARASHRRWLEEDLVLVSALTNRLPEPLDVPGFCALRHLWVSGAQTKGMVDTWLEEHGYSRELSYITPNYMMASHLVAATDMVVVLPRRFAQKYQRLLPLSLYEMPMALDRFSIDMAWASLRDKDKGLQWLVEQMLTIDVSA; from the coding sequence ATGAATATAAGAAATTTTGACTTAAATCTATTGGTGGTGCTCGATGCCTTGTTGCGCGAGCGCAACGTATCCAAAGCGGCAGACAAACTTTCGCTCACCCAGCCGGCGATCAGTAACGCGTTAAATCGGTTGCGCGCGCAGCTTGATGATGAGGTGATGATTCGCACTGCGGGGGGCATGAAGCCCACGGCGTTGGCGTTGAGTTTAGAAGAACCGGTACGCAGAGCTTTACGCCAAATCGAATCGAGCTTGAATAGCAATCTCGCTTTCGAACCAAGCCAAAGTAGCGACATTTTTACCTTGGCCCTGACCGATTTTGTAGAGCATATGTTGATGCCGTCCTTATCGGCGCTGTTAGCGCAGGTGGCGCCAGGGCTTAAGTTGCGGGTGGTGGACTTAGGTAGAGACTTTCCGTTGCAAGCCTTGGAATCTGGGCAAGTGGATTTGGCTATTGGCCGTTTTTTGAATCTTCCCGCCAGAGCTAGCCATCGCCGTTGGTTAGAGGAAGATCTGGTGCTGGTGTCTGCACTTACTAATCGCTTGCCAGAGCCCTTAGATGTGCCCGGCTTTTGTGCCTTGCGCCATTTGTGGGTCAGCGGCGCACAAACCAAAGGCATGGTGGATACCTGGTTGGAAGAGCATGGCTATAGCCGCGAGTTAAGTTACATTACGCCTAATTATATGATGGCATCTCATCTCGTAGCAGCGACGGACATGGTGGTGGTATTACCACGCCGCTTTGCGCAGAAATATCAGCGCTTGTTACCGCTGTCTCTGTATGAAATGCCAATGGCCTTGGATAGGTTTTCAATCGATATGGCCTGGGCCAGCCTGCGCGATAAAGATAAAGGTTTGCAGTGGTTGGTGGAGCAAATGTTAACGATTGATGTGAGTGCTTAA
- a CDS encoding AMP-binding protein, producing MALAIELAPTPLEKFYHWEKVASDAVFLRQSRNGQWLDYTWSEVSEMVRRVAGFIASRELEPGARIGLVASNCAEWMVIDLAIMLAGHVSVPLYAAQDLNSGRYILDHAEVSLVFIGRFAHETQADELFGSDLYRIGLTDCRTPCDISLVDILLEAPRFNESPVYPRAQLFTLIYTSGTTGNPKGVMHNIGAIADVVQRRTLYLPSAEPGERERFISYLPLAHVAERAGIALRALYGNAELAFSAGQATFAMEMRQIKPTGFFAVPRLWEKFRENLLNAQPDLMVDTLSETEKLRLQSLLGLDKARYITTGAAATPPELYRWYKAIGIRLINAYGMTENLIDGCLNISDAACDPGCVGKPLPGVKLRFTEDGEVCFKSAGVMAGYYKDEEKSSLVLHDGWYHTGDRGFLDEEGRLVLTGRVGDIFKTGKGKFVNPLDIEHKLYAWQLFEQVCVVGQGLAQPVAILVPNLSARKLPKAQLEQTLRQGLVNMNSQLAPHERVSNICIASEEWSADSGLLTPTLKIKRQAVADRYLGTINLNCLVTWL from the coding sequence ATGGCGTTGGCAATTGAGTTGGCACCCACACCCTTAGAGAAATTCTATCACTGGGAAAAAGTCGCCAGTGATGCTGTGTTTCTAAGGCAATCGCGCAATGGCCAATGGTTGGATTACACCTGGTCTGAAGTTTCCGAAATGGTGCGGAGAGTGGCAGGCTTCATCGCGTCGCGCGAGCTAGAGCCTGGCGCGCGCATCGGGCTTGTGGCGTCTAATTGTGCCGAGTGGATGGTGATCGATTTAGCGATTATGTTGGCCGGGCATGTTAGCGTACCGCTCTACGCGGCGCAGGATCTTAACTCCGGGCGTTACATTTTAGATCATGCCGAAGTCAGTCTTGTGTTTATTGGCCGCTTTGCCCATGAGACGCAGGCCGACGAACTTTTTGGCTCAGACCTCTATCGAATAGGGTTAACAGATTGCCGAACGCCGTGTGATATTTCCCTTGTCGATATTTTGTTGGAGGCGCCCAGGTTTAATGAGTCGCCTGTCTATCCGCGCGCCCAGTTGTTTACCCTAATTTACACCTCGGGTACGACGGGAAACCCAAAAGGAGTGATGCATAATATTGGCGCCATTGCCGACGTGGTGCAAAGGCGTACCTTGTATTTGCCGTCAGCCGAACCCGGTGAACGTGAGCGCTTTATCTCTTATTTACCCCTGGCACATGTTGCTGAGCGCGCGGGTATCGCGTTGCGAGCGCTGTACGGCAATGCCGAGTTGGCTTTTTCTGCTGGGCAAGCAACCTTTGCTATGGAAATGCGTCAAATAAAACCCACCGGCTTCTTCGCCGTTCCTAGGCTATGGGAAAAGTTCCGTGAAAACTTACTTAACGCACAGCCAGATTTAATGGTTGATACATTGTCTGAAACTGAAAAGCTTCGCTTACAAAGCTTGTTGGGCTTAGACAAGGCACGCTATATCACGACCGGTGCAGCGGCAACACCACCAGAATTGTACCGTTGGTATAAAGCCATTGGGATTCGGTTAATAAATGCCTATGGTATGACGGAAAATTTAATTGATGGCTGTTTAAATATCAGTGATGCGGCATGCGACCCTGGCTGTGTTGGTAAACCTTTACCCGGGGTAAAATTGCGTTTCACTGAAGATGGAGAGGTGTGCTTTAAAAGTGCAGGCGTAATGGCCGGCTATTACAAAGATGAAGAAAAGTCTTCTCTTGTTTTGCACGACGGTTGGTATCACACAGGTGATAGAGGCTTTTTAGATGAGGAAGGGCGCTTAGTTTTAACCGGCCGGGTAGGAGATATCTTTAAAACCGGCAAGGGAAAATTCGTTAATCCACTCGATATTGAGCACAAGCTTTATGCTTGGCAATTGTTTGAACAGGTATGTGTGGTGGGCCAAGGTTTAGCGCAGCCAGTGGCAATTTTAGTGCCTAATCTTAGTGCCAGAAAGCTACCGAAAGCGCAGCTGGAACAAACGTTGAGACAGGGCTTGGTTAATATGAATAGCCAATTGGCGCCACATGAGCGAGTGTCGAATATCTGTATCGCATCAGAGGAATGGAGCGCCGATAGCGGGCTGCTGACGCCCACGCTGAAGATAAAGCGTCAGGCTGTGGCCGATCGCTACCTCGGTACGATCAACTTGAATTGCTTAGTGACTTGGCTCTAG